Within the Halichoerus grypus chromosome 2, mHalGry1.hap1.1, whole genome shotgun sequence genome, the region AGAGCTTCTAAAACACTCATGAGTCTAGTGGGACAGACGATGGAGCTCAGGGTACACCGAGGGGGAATCCAGTACCACCCCAGGCTTGTGTGTGCATTACCCAGAAAAAGTAATCAAGGCTGGGGGTCAGGTAAATCCCCCAAGCTTTTAGTTGTAAACCCCTAAAGGATACACCCTTGGAATAAGAATGAAGCAGTCATCACTGGGTCTAAAACCCAGCTTTGGGTCCTCTCAAACCATCTCAATCTCTGGGATTCCCCGGCCCCTAGCCACCTGCAACAAAGTAAACCTTtctggcacctggctggctcagtgggtggagcatgcgactctcgatctcggggttgtaaattcgagccgcatgttcggtgtagagattacttaaaaataaaatcttaaaaaaaaaaaaatttaaaccctcTTGAGAAGAGGATAACACCACCCAAACCTCAAATGATCTCCTAAAATTTTCATATACGGTGCCCGAACTTTATTCAAAAGTAACCAGGCATCTGAGGGAAATAAAACATGATCATGATGATCATGATAATGACCATTAAAATGGCTACCATTTGTCATTTGCTGTGTGTCAGGTACTATGTAAAACACTTTCTgtacattatgtcatttaatcttgACAACCCATGTGCAGCAAATACTTCCACTGCTCCCTTTTAGAAATGTCAAAACTAAGGCTTTGAGAGAGGTGATCCACCTAAGGCCATACAGATAGTTGTTTATCAGTTTTGCCCCAGGCATTTGGAACAAAATCTcagaatttgtattatttttaacatcGAATAAGCACTTTGTAGGGGACAAATAACTGTCACTCACCCTTGTATTCAGAAGACATATACAATAAGTAACGGTGGCTCACAAGCCCTGGGCTAAGACCCAGGAGCCCAGAGTCACATGAGGGAGGACCCTTACCTTGGGCTACTGACAAAGATGGCTAGCAACTCTCGTACACCCACGGCCGATGGGCTGGAGCCAGGCTGCAGATGTTTTGTTTGGTCCATACAAAGTTTCTGAAAAAAGgagattttacataaaaatataaattcctgtcttcttttaaaaatagtaagatctatgggcgcctgtgtggctcagtcagttaagcgtttgccttcggctcgggtcatgatcccagggtcctgggatcgagccccatgttgggctccctgctcatcggggagtctgcttctccctcttcccctcccccccgccacttgtgtgcacattctctctctccctctctcaatctctctctttcaaaaataaataaataaataacccctttaaaaaaatcatcaagaggggcgcctgggtggctcagtcggttaagcatctgccttcagctcaggtcatgatcccagcgtcctgggatcgagccccgcatcgggctccctgctcagcgggaagcctgcttctccctctcccactccccctgcttgtgttccctctttcgctatctctgtctgtcaaataaataaataaaatcttaaaaaaaatatagtctctaaaaaaaaatcattaatgtcTAGCAGCACTGGGCCTACATTTCCGCCTTGATTGGCAGCTTCCATGTAGGACAGAGCATGAACTTCCTAGGTCACCACAGTTCCCAGTAGCCCAGTTCTCAATTATGTGACCTGCCTGGCCCAGGGGGCAGTTGGATGATGACCCTTAGTTACAGCAGTAGGATGAAGCCATATGTTCTCAGGACAATGTTTgatgacagatgaggaaatcttAAAGGTCAAAGAAGGCTTCACGGATCTGGTGTTATTTTGAGCAAGGGGACATCATTCAAGCAAAAGAATAGCATGGGCAGAGGTAAGAGTAGCAAGGAGGAGTATATTGTGTTATGAGAACTACGAGTCTCACCATGCATGGAGTACAGGAGCAGGGATAGGAAAATGATCTGGAAAGGCAGGCAGTGGTCACATCTTGGAGGACCTTGAATTATGTGCCCAAGTGAGTCTGGTCAAGGGAGTATAGACAAGTTTACAAATCCCAGAAAGTGAGTCAGGCTGTGGACACGTAAATATTGAGTGTTTTTGCAAACCAAAGGTAAGTGATACGTgtctattgaatgaatgaatatatgaatgtataCACGGAGAATGAAGGAGGCAGCCAACCTCCAGGGTCCACTGGTGTCAACCCTGATGAAGGTTTTAAACCCAAACATTGCAGTGTGGTCCATGGCAAGGGGTTACCCAGAGCTGGAGAAAAGGGGGCTGGGAGTATGTGATACTTTGCAGGAGACTATATGAGGACCCATTCCCACAGGGACCAGTCGCAACTCCGTCACACCTCTGTCTTCTAGAGGTCCAGGACCCTTTGCTGCCCTTTCCCAGAAAGTgtctatttcctcttccttctgtctccctGAGCCAGCCCAAATGAATCCCAATGGTTCCAGAGCATTCGCAGGCTTGGATGAGGAGGGGGCTTAGAGCTGGCAAAGAGTATACATGAAAGTCACTTCACGTGCttcctacagatgaggaaactgaggcccaggaagggccTCCCTTGCCACAGTCAGTGAGTTAGGATAGGTGGTCTCCAAGTAAAGGCTGTCCCATCCCCAAGCGAAGCTCTGATGGCCCAGAGGAAGTATGATATGAGCACAGACTCAGGGTATCTGTCAGGATGGGGCAGGACAGCCCActgctccctgtctctcttcgCCAGGACACTGTGGGGAGTGATGGAATGGGGACCAGCTGAGTCACAAGAGGAGAATGAGCCTTTTTCAAGCCTCTCTGATGTGCCCAGAGGTGACCggctttcatttaatccttaaagaGCCTTTGAAGGCCAGTGGTTATTGGCCCatattacagatggggaaactcaGGTTGAAAGAATTTGGTAACTTACCCACAgtaagtcacacagctaataagtggcagaatcAGTACTTGAACTCAGGTCTAGCTGACTCTGAGGCACGGGTTCTATCCGGTGGTCCACAAAGATCCCCCTGCAAACCTCAAGTCTTTGCCACCCTCCTGGAAGGGAACTCTCTTCCCAGCTCACCTCTCAAAAGTGCAAGTGGGTTGTAGCTCTCAGGTCTCGGCCACCTCTCCCTGATCACCAAAATCTAAAGGAGCCTCCCCTTTTATTATTCCACCTTCATAGCCTTCATCCTCATCGTATTTCTTAAGTACCTTATTTATATATCGCCCTCttctccactcccccaccccattatTAGCTACTGGAGAGTAGGAACCTTGTCCTGCACCAAAGTGTCCCTGGGCCTAGggtatcagtaaatatttgttgaatgaatgaatgagtggaccTGCTGCTTAGCCTAAAAAGACACAACCAAGAAAAGTGCGTTTAAGGTATTTTCCTTAGCAGAGCAGTTTTTTCTGCTCGGTGCTATCACCGTGCACACCCTGTTTTCCAGGGAAGGAAGCTACCTTCTGAGCTGATAAAGGGGAGGAGAGGTTCCTCTGGACCCAGAGGCTGTTCTCCTGCAGGCTGGCCCTACAGAGCCCCCCAAAAGTCCCCAGAGGTGGGCAGCCTTCCCACCTGCTCCCCAGAAGGCAACCTGCGGAGGAAAACCTCCCGGGGTGACCTGGTCCACCCGGCCGGGGCCGACGAAGTGTGGGAAACCGGAGGCCGGCCGGGCGCTGGGCGGGGCTACCCCCGCGTGGCCTCGGCTTTGTTTGCCTCTGTGTATGGCAACCAGAAACCACCGCAGCCAGCAGTTCTCGGAGTCCGGCTcccgcaccccgccccccccctttattttaaTCTCCTAAACTGATTTGTCAGCAGCAGGAAGTGACATGACAGCTTTCCTCACAAAAGGGAAACTCCTCCGCGTTACCATGGGGATGGAGGCCACTGTATGATCACAGATTTATATAATCTTAAAGGTGTACACACCATGATGTCATCCGggatgggcaggggagggagggagggaaatggacTCCAGAGACTGTAAGTCCGAGGCAAATTAGCTACGATTTGCAAAATTCCAAGGAAAGGAGAGGATGCGGTGGAGGCGTTTGGGGCTGGAACTATCCTAATGGAAACCacagaaaagcataaagaatGCATTGATGCATCTTCTAAGGCTGGGAGGAATCTTACCCATCTGATCCAGGGCAAACTGGTCATTTTAGAGGTGGGAAAACTGACACCAGAAAACTGCTAGAAGTTGTTAGGAATGGGGGATGGGATCTTAGTGTACCTCCAGGGCCCCGTACCTGCCAGGCACTTGACATTCATGAGCCTATTTCCTCCTCACAGGTGAAGCAGGTTATATTATCCCATTTCACAAGTAAGGTTGCTGAGGCCCAAAATGATAAATCGCttttccacccccaaattatgtGGTAAACCATGCTGATGTCTGTTTGGCTATAACATTCACCCTTTCCCCACTTCCTCAAGCTGTCTTTTGGACCGAGCTAGGACTTCAGTTCCCATTCTTCTTTTGGACCCAGGTTCCAATCTCTGCAATGCTGTTTACTTGCTGTATGAACTTGGACATgtcacttcctctctctgagcctcagtttcttcttctgtaaaatgggtgctGCTGCTAAAGGTTTTCATGTGAAGGTCCATAAAGCAGCACAGTGGCTGGCACGCAGTGCTAGCTCTAAAATTGAGAGCTATTATAACCACATTACAAGTAGTAAATGATGGACTTGTCTCTATTTCAATCTCCCCTtgagaaacaaacattttaatagtTTGAGCATCTTTCTCCTCATCATGAGGtacttccctccccccccccagaaaagCAGTCTCAGGCCAAAAGTGACATACTCCAGAGGGCCCAAAGACCAGGAATCAGATACATGGAGCAAGAGGGCTGTCACCCCTACTCTCCTGAGCTGGTGAGAGTGGAGCAGCTTGCATTGGGAGAAGTGAGTGAATTGTTTTCACTGGCGGCTCCCTTAGGCAGCCGCTGTATTTTTCCACTGCATGGATCACACTGGAGATTAATTTTGGTTCAGCCAGTGCCTGCCAAGCAGAAAGCAATGGCCTGAGCCCACAGGGAAGTCAGCCACGGCATCTGCCACGGACTTGAAGTTGCTGGTATGTTTCCACGAAAGGAGATATTCGCCATAGTAAATTTCTAGGGTTTGATAAAAACACTGGGTACAGTTTGTTTTGAAAGGCGTGAACACACTTGCAGTTGAAAGCCCAGCCAAGGAAATGAGCTTGCCAGCTCAGGGTAAGTTCTTAGAACTTAAAACACAGGGATCTTTCAGTCATTGAGAGTCAAGTGGCAGATGGTGAACCAATGGGGAAAGGTCAAGGACACTGATTGGGTGTCAAGGTCTTAAATGACCTGGCAGGACCAGGACCACTGTTCAGGGGCACTACTGGAGAAGTAAGAggtttccttttctgcttcctaCATCACTTTGTCCAGaaacaaggggggggggggtagggtaGGGACCAGAGCTATGGGGCCAGTAACCCAAGAGCTTCACTGTTATTTAATTCAACATTATAGACTGGATTATGGGTAGGTAGTCAATTACACCTTCTTTGTTTTGGCCTGTTCGGCAAGAGTAAAAATCCAGAATCTTGCCCTGAGCAAATCAGATTTGATTGCCTATCTTCAACAAAATTATGAAATCAGACCAGCAAGTGACCTGGAGGCAACCACCAaaaattctgtgtgtgtatatatatatatatgtatatatatatgctagCATGGATGTATTCCAAAGCTTTAATGATCAGGTCGGGGGTGGGAATTTCAGGTGATTTGTCTGTGTTGTATTTGCTCATAGCActtcatattcttttcataaGAATAAAGGTCTTTTCAAAGgcgagggaaaaaaagagagcacgtgagagaAGCAAGTGATAAAGTGCAAGCCACATAGAAttagggaacaaaacagatgtaGGGCCCAATTCCCCCCACTGCCACTTAGCTATGCTGGGTCTCAGCATCTTTGTCTGCAAAAGGGTCCTGCTGAGCTGTTTGGGGAACAGGTAGCACACACCACCTTACACATAGCAGTCACGTTTACGTCAGGTGTTTTGGAAAACCATCGTCCTCATGATTCCAACACGGTTCAGAAAAGGTGGCTTTTTATATTATCCTGGgtaaagtattaaataaaaaaggcaacCCAAGCAAATGGTCATTCCTTTTTGGCTCTGGGAACACTTGGGCTCCCTGTGTAACATGGTAGGAATATATGGGTGGTCACCTGGAGAGTTCAGCTACAGTACCTGGTTTTCCATGATAGATCACACTTTTCTACCTCCCTTGTAACCCAACCATCTTGGATTGGAAGGGCCCCCAAGTAGTAGAAGACCAGATCCCAAGACACACATCTGCGAGGCCCTTGTCCAGATTCTGGTTCACTCATGGGAGAGGGATTAGTTGGGGCTGCCCAATAAATAAAgcattgagggcgcctgggtggctcagttggttaagcaactgccttcggctcaggtcatgatcctggagtccctggatcgagtcccgcatcgggctccctgtttagcaggaaggctgcttctccctctaaccctcccccctctcatgtgctctctctctctcattctctctgtctcaaataaataaaaataaaatcttttaaaaaaaaaaataaagcattgagATTTCAATAGAAATGCCATAATTTATTCTGTTGTATAAAAAAAGTCATCCTTACATAACAAAATGTcttcttaaaagaagaaatatattatttcagcttataaataaacacacaaccACTGGCaactaaaaaaacccaacactggTGCTTCCCATCAGTGCTGAACACAAACCTGCTTAGGATATATTTACAGGATATTACAGTACTCAAACACAAAAATTGAGGTATTTGGTTCTTCTAGGAGTAGACACTGACATTTGTGAAGGCAGACCAcctccacaaaaataaataaggtataTTCTCATAGGTATGTGTCGTCAGGAATGATAATACTGGTAGGTATGTCAAGCATGAAGAGTTCCTACAAAAAACAGGAGCAAGCAAAAAGAAACCGGCTCATACACAGAGTCCTTTCTCTTCTGCCCCTTTTTGTCAGAGGGACTTGATGTacccactatatatatatatatatatatatatatatatatgttggtcCCGAATGTGCTGCGTTCAGCAAACATCTTGATGCTACATCATCACTATGACTGCTTAGGAACCCATTGGAGCTCGgggtgaaattaaataaataaggacCAGCCCTCACAAGCACCCTCCCCAGAGTTATTGCATTTCTCCTCAAGGAGCCTAGAGTCCCAGTGGGTTATGGAGATCACCTCCCGTGGCCTTTCAGCAGCTGGGAGAGGTCGTAATGGGGCTCTGAAGGTAGCTCAATGCACTGTTCGTAGAGTGGACAGGGATGGAGACAGGAAAGTTGAAGACCGTGGTGGTGGACGTGCTGCGGTCCAACACAGCCATGGCAGGGCTCCCAGCCTCTGCTGAGCAGTGTGGGGCCAGGACCTGCGACTCAAACTGCAGCAGCTGGCCCATGAAGCTGAAGTTGGGGGAAATGATGCTTCTCCTCTGCTTCACAAACTCAAAGGCCTCATCCAGCTTGACTCGGTTAGTCCTCATGAGGTAAGCGAGGCAGATGGTAGCTGACCGGGAAATGCCTGCCTGGCAGTGGACAAACACCCTTCCTCCAGCATTCTTGATGGAGTCTGGAAAACAAAGGGTGGCTGGTTACTTGAGAGCTCAGGGGAACAACCCCAACCCCAGGCAGAGGGTGCCTAAGAAACGTGTGTCCTATCCAGAGATAGGTGCAAAGAAGAGTAAGGGATTTAAACCAAGACCAGGCATCTCCACCAAGCAGAATGCTCTTGGATGGGTTAAGTCAATtcaactttctgagcctcagtttgctaaTTTGTTGAATGGGACATCAAATCCCTATTTTGCAGGGATATTGCCAGAACCAGACTGATATTTAATGTATGGAGAAAGGCTCAGACGAATGTCATTCAAGTCCTTGCCACAGAGTTGGGCTCGGTGACTAAAATGGGGGGAGCAAGGCAGAAGTCCAAGGCATCTGTCCATTTACCTATGAAGTCAATGGCCTCGTTGAACCAGGAGCTGATGTCCGCCTTGTGGTTGTCTTCCACAGGGATGCTCTTATACTGGTAGTAATCCTCAAAATGGTTGGGACAATTGGCTGAGACGTTGATCAAGGCAGTGATGCCCAAGGCGTCCAGCATGTCTTTGCGGGAAGCATGATAGGCACTGCCCAGGTACAGAAAGGGCAGGATCTCCACTGGGCCACCCTGAAATCCAGAAATATTCAAGACTTGTCAAGCTTTGCTCAAACTCAAGGCCGGTGCCCACACCCACAAAAACTCCCTGCTGGAAAAATCAGTTGCAGGTACCGGGGGCATTTAGCACTGCTGTTAGAGTATAAATAAATAGGGGACTAAACCCATGTGCCTCAAGTTCATTGCTGTAGTGCCAGCAATTAGACTCCCCTCCATCAGATCACTTAACCATGGGATAAATTAATAGTCCTGTGTCCCCTCCCTTATAAACTTGCAGGTTACTTTGGATATTCTCACTAGTACTGCTCTTCCAGGCCTTTGCCAGCTGGTCCTTCCCCCCCCCTCAACACAGGCCCCTACTAACCTGATCATAGAGTGGGGTGCTACAAGAACTGCACCCTGATTCGGCGCTGTCAGGGATGCTAGTACTCAGAGGAAGGCTGAGCCCCATGGGGGTCGACTGTTTGCTGCACAGCTCTGGGCAGGAAGCTGAAAAAGCTTCATATCCTCCTGGGAAGACAAAGAGATTTGTTTCCATTAGTATCGTCGGGGCCAGGGCACCTTCATCCCACCCCCGCGCCCACCAGGGTTGAAGTTTACCCCGGAGATGCCCAGGCAAGTCTTTGTTCTTAAAGCCAAACAAAGCCAACGACAAGTCCCCGGACTAAGGCTCGGGCGCCCACGCGCTCCAGTAGGGCAGCCCCAAGGGGCCGAGGGCCAGGGGTCCCGCGGCAAGGCGGCGGGGGGCGAGCGGCGCCAGAGCTTCCCCGAGAGCGTACCTTTGAGGAAGAAGACTTGCGCGGCGCGCGCCTCGCGGCGGAGCGCCCCGGCGGCCAGGGCCAGGGTGCCGTCGCGCTTGGCGCCGTCCAGGGCGGCGCTGCGCTCGTCCAGCAGCACCACGGCGTGGTAGGCGCCGGCCAGCAGGCGGCCGCGCAGCTCGGCGTTGGGCACGATGTGCTCCAGGCCCATGGCGCCCT harbors:
- the DUSP1 gene encoding dual specificity protein phosphatase 1; protein product: MVMEVGSLDAGGLRTLLRERAAQCLLLDCRSFFAFNAGHIAGSVNVRFSTIVRRRAKGAMGLEHIVPNAELRGRLLAGAYHAVVLLDERSAALDGAKRDGTLALAAGALRREARAAQVFFLKGGYEAFSASCPELCSKQSTPMGLSLPLSTSIPDSAESGCSSCSTPLYDQGGPVEILPFLYLGSAYHASRKDMLDALGITALINVSANCPNHFEDYYQYKSIPVEDNHKADISSWFNEAIDFIDSIKNAGGRVFVHCQAGISRSATICLAYLMRTNRVKLDEAFEFVKQRRSIISPNFSFMGQLLQFESQVLAPHCSAEAGSPAMAVLDRSTSTTTVFNFPVSIPVHSTNSALSYLQSPITTSPSC